The following coding sequences are from one Collimonas arenae window:
- a CDS encoding DUF493 family protein, protein MTDLTKPIDPADSLIEYPSVFPIKIMGPTHDAFVETIVGVVKQHDPTFHIDKLEVRPSSKGNYTGLTANVYAVHREQLDNLYRALSSHPMVKMVL, encoded by the coding sequence ATGACCGACCTGACCAAGCCTATCGATCCCGCAGACAGCCTGATCGAATATCCAAGCGTGTTTCCCATCAAGATCATGGGACCGACGCATGATGCTTTCGTCGAGACCATCGTTGGCGTAGTGAAGCAGCACGACCCTACTTTTCACATCGACAAGCTGGAGGTGCGGCCGTCGTCCAAGGGCAATTACACCGGCCTGACAGCGAATGTGTATGCCGTCCACCGTGAGCAGCTGGACAATCTGTACCGCGCCTTGTCTTCCCATCCGATGGTCAAGATGGTGCTGTAA
- a CDS encoding low molecular weight protein tyrosine phosphatase family protein, whose protein sequence is MTKLLFVCSRNQWRSPTGEQVWRRQPGIQARSAGTSPNARHKISAADIAWADLILVMESKHKNRIKAEFGRLLEHKPIHVLDIPDEYQYMDPELVEQLTGAVAQILADNEPEPGL, encoded by the coding sequence ATGACCAAATTACTCTTTGTCTGCAGCCGTAACCAGTGGCGCAGCCCCACCGGTGAGCAGGTCTGGCGACGCCAGCCGGGCATTCAGGCCCGTTCGGCGGGAACCAGCCCGAATGCGCGCCACAAGATCAGCGCCGCCGATATTGCCTGGGCGGACCTGATCCTGGTCATGGAGAGCAAACACAAAAACCGGATCAAGGCAGAATTTGGACGCCTATTGGAACACAAACCGATCCATGTGCTGGATATTCCGGATGAATACCAATACATGGATCCGGAACTGGTCGAGCAACTGACCGGCGCCGTGGCCCAGATACTGGCCGACAACGAGCCCGAACCGGGATTGTAG
- the gcvA gene encoding transcriptional regulator GcvA, giving the protein MADLRKLPNLSALRAFEAAARSESFSRAAEEIFVTPGAISHQIRALELELGVPLFMRHGKRITITAQGQRFAGIIRKSLNEIAVAAEALKLDAKQKRLTISALPSFAARWLAPRLWKFIDLHPDTEVVLQSSSHLNDLEREPIDVGLRYGLGNYPGLVVEKLMDDFYYPVASPHYRGGKLPKTPQELEQCSLLRMDTESSWLPWFEAAGIDLVEPTGGLLIEDASMLLRSASDGLGIALTRHALALQEIASGELVRLFDVVARCPLSYYFACTKEALDKPQVQAFHHWLKAEIRNFKAQSEWPGGPEP; this is encoded by the coding sequence ATGGCCGATCTCCGTAAACTCCCGAACCTCTCTGCCCTACGCGCCTTCGAAGCAGCGGCGCGCAGTGAAAGTTTTTCCCGCGCGGCCGAGGAAATCTTCGTGACGCCGGGCGCTATCAGTCATCAGATCCGGGCGCTGGAACTGGAACTGGGAGTGCCGTTGTTCATGCGCCACGGCAAGCGCATCACCATCACCGCCCAGGGTCAGCGCTTTGCAGGCATCATCCGCAAATCGCTGAATGAAATCGCGGTTGCCGCCGAAGCACTGAAACTCGACGCCAAGCAAAAGCGCCTGACGATCTCGGCGCTGCCCTCCTTCGCGGCGCGCTGGCTGGCGCCACGGCTGTGGAAGTTCATCGACCTGCATCCCGATACCGAAGTCGTGCTGCAATCGAGCAGCCACCTCAATGACCTTGAACGCGAACCGATCGACGTCGGCCTGCGCTACGGCCTGGGCAACTATCCCGGCCTGGTGGTGGAAAAACTCATGGATGATTTTTATTATCCGGTGGCCAGCCCGCACTACCGCGGCGGCAAGTTGCCGAAAACACCGCAGGAATTGGAGCAATGCAGCTTGCTGCGGATGGATACCGAATCATCCTGGCTACCCTGGTTTGAGGCTGCAGGTATTGATCTGGTGGAGCCGACCGGCGGGCTACTGATCGAAGATGCCTCGATGCTGCTGCGTTCGGCTTCGGATGGTTTGGGAATCGCGCTGACGCGACATGCGCTGGCGCTGCAGGAAATCGCTTCGGGGGAGCTGGTGCGGTTGTTCGACGTCGTCGCGCGCTGCCCCTTATCCTATTATTTCGCCTGCACCAAAGAAGCGCTGGACAAGCCGCAGGTACAGGCTTTTCATCACTGGCTGAAGGCTGAAATCCGTAATTTCAAGGCGCAGAGCGAATGGCCCGGGGGACCCGAGCCTTGA
- a CDS encoding DUF2917 domain-containing protein, translating into MRKLLANESLTIGAGQAMSVIAPVAQTLQIMRGRVWVTVAGQGDDYWLSAGQFLTVAADSHIVIEADKSSSLVQVQQLSTRLPSSSARAGFSKPGTSNRGAPVTC; encoded by the coding sequence ATGAGAAAATTATTAGCTAACGAATCGTTGACCATCGGCGCCGGCCAGGCCATGTCGGTGATCGCCCCAGTGGCGCAAACGCTGCAAATCATGCGCGGCCGCGTGTGGGTGACGGTAGCTGGACAGGGCGATGACTATTGGCTGTCCGCAGGTCAGTTCCTGACCGTGGCTGCCGATAGCCACATCGTCATCGAAGCCGACAAGAGCAGCAGCCTGGTGCAGGTGCAGCAACTGTCGACCCGCCTGCCGTCATCCAGCGCCCGCGCCGGTTTCAGCAAGCCTGGGACAAGCAACCGCGGCGCTCCGGTTACCTGCTGA
- a CDS encoding cysteine-rich CWC family protein, whose translation MAQCPICRREFSCGAAQHSEQPCWCSQLPPLPSVTAATTAQCYCPDCLQRLLQSSRPKDGQQA comes from the coding sequence ATGGCGCAATGCCCCATCTGTCGTCGGGAATTTTCCTGCGGCGCCGCTCAACACTCCGAGCAGCCGTGCTGGTGCAGCCAGTTGCCGCCGCTCCCGAGCGTCACTGCCGCGACTACCGCCCAGTGCTATTGTCCCGACTGCCTGCAGCGCCTGCTGCAATCGTCCAGGCCAAAGGATGGCCAGCAGGCTTAG
- a CDS encoding DNA-3-methyladenine glycosylase I, with the protein MTTELTRCAWANPANPRYLAYHDQEWGQPCHDEVQLFEMLNLEGAQAGLSWETILNKRDNYRRAFDNWDARKIARYDQDKMAALLADAGIVRNRLKVAATITNAQAYLRLKAELGGLDAYLWAFVDGEPIQNQWTLLGGNPAKTPLSDRISKDLSKRGFKFVGSTIIYAYMQAIGMVNDHCVECFRHQAVKE; encoded by the coding sequence ATGACCACTGAACTTACCCGCTGCGCCTGGGCCAATCCCGCCAATCCGCGCTACTTGGCCTATCACGACCAGGAATGGGGCCAGCCCTGCCACGATGAAGTACAACTGTTCGAAATGCTGAACCTGGAAGGGGCGCAGGCCGGCCTCAGCTGGGAGACCATCCTCAACAAGCGCGACAACTACCGGCGCGCGTTCGACAACTGGGACGCCAGGAAAATCGCCCGCTACGACCAGGACAAGATGGCTGCGCTACTGGCCGATGCCGGCATTGTCCGCAATCGCCTGAAAGTCGCCGCAACCATCACCAATGCCCAGGCTTATCTGCGCCTGAAAGCGGAGTTGGGCGGCCTGGATGCCTATCTATGGGCTTTCGTTGACGGTGAACCGATCCAGAACCAGTGGACATTGCTGGGAGGCAACCCCGCCAAGACACCTTTGTCGGACCGGATTTCCAAGGATCTGTCGAAGCGCGGCTTCAAATTCGTCGGTTCCACCATCATCTACGCCTACATGCAGGCGATCGGCATGGTCAACGACCATTGTGTCGAGTGTTTCAGGCACCAGGCTGTCAAGGAATAG
- a CDS encoding ABC transporter ATP-binding protein, producing the protein MDNTQANVQPIIEIDKLWTQFGQTVIHQDLDLSINAGEIVGLVGGSGSGKTTLVRQVLGLNRPTKGTVKVFGVDVSKADVDQMYSLQNRWGMLFQQGALFSALTVLDNVALPMRELRALPDSLIRDAALLKLQMAGIGPEHALKMPSDLSGGMIKRVALARALSLEPELLFLDEPTAGLDPASSAAFIELIRSLHKDMHLTVVMITHDLEPLLALSTKIAVLADKHVIAYDTPEKVMKVHHPFITSFFLTARNVEHDTCG; encoded by the coding sequence ATGGATAACACACAGGCGAACGTGCAACCCATTATCGAAATCGACAAGCTGTGGACCCAGTTCGGCCAGACCGTGATTCACCAGGATCTCGACCTGAGCATCAATGCCGGCGAAATCGTCGGCCTGGTAGGCGGCTCCGGCTCCGGCAAGACCACGCTGGTGCGCCAGGTTTTGGGACTGAACCGGCCCACCAAAGGCACCGTCAAAGTATTCGGCGTCGACGTCAGCAAGGCCGATGTCGATCAAATGTACTCGCTGCAAAATCGCTGGGGCATGTTGTTCCAGCAAGGCGCTTTGTTTTCGGCGCTGACGGTGCTGGACAACGTAGCGTTGCCGATGCGCGAACTGCGCGCGCTGCCGGACAGCCTGATCCGCGATGCAGCGCTGCTGAAGCTGCAGATGGCGGGTATCGGTCCTGAACATGCGTTGAAGATGCCATCCGATCTGTCGGGAGGCATGATCAAACGGGTGGCATTGGCGCGAGCGTTGTCGCTGGAACCAGAACTGCTGTTCCTGGATGAACCGACCGCGGGACTCGATCCGGCATCGTCGGCGGCATTCATCGAGTTGATCCGTTCGCTGCACAAGGACATGCACCTGACCGTCGTGATGATCACGCACGACCTGGAACCATTGCTGGCGCTATCGACCAAGATTGCCGTGCTGGCCGACAAGCACGTGATCGCCTACGACACGCCGGAAAAGGTGATGAAAGTGCATCATCCGTTTATTACTTCATTTTTTCTCACAGCCCGCAATGTCGAACACGATACATGCGGCTGA
- a CDS encoding D-amino acid aminotransferase has protein sequence MQDPLVYLNGSMTPLSEARIPVLDRGFIFGDGVYEVIPIYARKLFRAEHHLARLFRSLAKISIPNPHDKEQWMKLIQGVIDAHPADDQMVYIHVTRGVAKRAHAFPKEPLTPTVFIMTNPLVLPSTALRASGVPCVSMEDQRWLHCEIKSISLLGNVLAAQNAAQHGVVEAIQFRDGWLTEASSSNVWIVKNGKLMAPPKDNLILEGIRYRLIEELCAAGGIPFEARRISRDEVFSADEVLLSSATKEVLPVVSIDGKAIGNGEPGPIYKQLYEAYQQAKAA, from the coding sequence ATGCAAGACCCGCTGGTCTATCTCAATGGCAGCATGACTCCGCTGTCCGAAGCGCGCATCCCCGTCCTTGACCGCGGCTTCATTTTCGGCGACGGCGTGTATGAAGTGATTCCTATCTATGCACGCAAATTATTCCGCGCCGAGCATCATCTGGCGCGCCTGTTCCGCAGCCTGGCGAAAATCAGTATTCCAAATCCGCATGACAAAGAACAGTGGATGAAGCTGATCCAGGGCGTGATTGATGCTCATCCGGCAGACGACCAGATGGTCTACATCCATGTCACGCGCGGCGTCGCCAAGCGCGCCCACGCGTTCCCGAAAGAACCGCTGACGCCGACCGTGTTCATCATGACCAATCCGCTGGTGCTGCCAAGTACGGCCCTGCGCGCCAGCGGCGTACCGTGCGTGTCGATGGAAGACCAGCGCTGGCTGCATTGCGAAATCAAGTCGATTTCGCTGCTCGGTAACGTGCTGGCAGCTCAGAACGCCGCCCAGCACGGCGTGGTGGAAGCGATCCAGTTCCGCGATGGCTGGTTGACTGAGGCCTCCTCGTCGAATGTCTGGATCGTCAAGAACGGCAAACTGATGGCGCCGCCTAAGGATAATTTGATCCTGGAAGGCATCCGCTACCGTTTGATCGAGGAGTTGTGCGCTGCCGGCGGCATTCCATTCGAAGCGCGCCGGATTTCCCGCGACGAGGTATTCAGCGCCGATGAAGTGCTGCTGTCGTCGGCTACCAAGGAAGTGTTGCCAGTGGTCTCGATCGACGGCAAAGCTATTGGAAATGGCGAGCCAGGCCCCATATACAAGCAGTTATACGAAGCCTATCAGCAAGCCAAGGCAGCCTGA
- a CDS encoding biotin--[acetyl-CoA-carboxylase] ligase, which translates to MTAQSFVPYSFATPLSAARIAAFAGHHAEHCRIEVVAETGSTNADLLARVSINNAFDNAGGKSSPALTAPTLLAAEMQTAGRGRAGRPWLSAPSAALTFSLAWPFSCPLQALVGLPLAVGVTIAETLADFGVTVQLKWPNDVLQGGRKLAGILIETATAPTQDKQVWAVIGIGLNIAISEQLQQQIGRSTANLPSAAAQDRDLLLASLLTALARNMQQFESEGLAAFVERWNRLHAFAGQQVVILDQGQTLHEGQALGIDHIGRLLLQTDHGSAPIAIMAGDISLRPKED; encoded by the coding sequence ATGACCGCCCAATCTTTTGTCCCATATTCTTTCGCGACGCCATTGTCGGCAGCGCGCATTGCCGCATTTGCCGGCCATCATGCCGAGCATTGCCGGATTGAAGTGGTGGCCGAAACCGGTTCCACCAATGCCGATCTGCTGGCGCGGGTTTCGATCAACAATGCGTTCGACAATGCCGGCGGCAAATCGTCGCCGGCGCTAACGGCGCCGACCCTGCTGGCGGCCGAGATGCAAACCGCCGGCCGCGGTCGTGCCGGCCGGCCTTGGCTGAGTGCACCGTCGGCGGCGCTGACGTTTTCGCTGGCCTGGCCGTTTTCCTGTCCGTTGCAGGCGCTGGTTGGGCTGCCGCTGGCGGTCGGCGTGACGATTGCCGAGACCTTGGCCGATTTCGGCGTCACGGTGCAATTGAAATGGCCGAACGATGTGTTGCAGGGCGGCCGCAAACTGGCTGGAATCCTGATCGAAACCGCAACCGCGCCCACGCAGGACAAGCAGGTGTGGGCGGTGATCGGCATCGGCCTCAATATCGCGATTTCCGAACAGTTGCAGCAACAGATAGGCCGCAGCACCGCCAACCTGCCATCGGCGGCGGCGCAGGACCGCGACTTGCTGCTGGCTTCGTTGCTGACGGCGTTGGCCCGCAACATGCAGCAATTCGAGAGCGAAGGCCTGGCAGCCTTTGTCGAGCGCTGGAATCGCCTGCATGCCTTTGCCGGCCAGCAGGTAGTGATCCTGGATCAGGGCCAGACCCTGCATGAAGGCCAGGCGCTGGGCATCGATCATATCGGCAGGCTATTGCTGCAGACCGACCACGGCAGCGCGCCGATTGCCATCATGGCCGGCGACATTTCCCTGCGCCCGAAAGAAGACTGA
- a CDS encoding pseudouridine synthase encodes MPKLTLDRILQSQGFGSRKYCRELIEDGEVAINGEVVTDYKAMPDTEGLVFTLFDEEWTYREHVYIVLNKPSDIECSRKPSHHPGVLSILPEQFSWRDVQPVGRLDHDTTGLLLMSDDGSFIHAQSSPKRHVPKLYVATTHDPVTEELVQSLLAGVKLHDEPQPLAAVSCRKVGEHEVEIVLEQGKYHQVKRMLVAAGNHCTALRRTAIGGLTLDSLELELGEWIYLEPEHLALLVPT; translated from the coding sequence ATGCCTAAACTGACCCTAGACCGAATCCTGCAATCGCAAGGCTTCGGCAGCCGCAAATATTGCCGCGAATTAATTGAAGATGGCGAAGTCGCCATCAACGGCGAAGTCGTGACCGACTACAAAGCCATGCCCGATACCGAGGGCTTGGTGTTCACGCTGTTCGACGAAGAATGGACCTATCGCGAGCACGTCTATATCGTGCTCAACAAACCTTCCGACATCGAATGTTCACGCAAACCGAGCCATCATCCCGGCGTGCTGAGCATCCTGCCCGAACAGTTCAGCTGGCGCGATGTGCAGCCGGTTGGCCGGCTCGACCACGACACCACCGGCCTGCTGCTGATGTCGGACGACGGCAGCTTCATCCACGCCCAATCGTCGCCGAAGCGCCATGTGCCGAAGCTGTATGTCGCCACTACGCATGATCCGGTGACGGAGGAACTGGTGCAAAGCCTGCTGGCCGGCGTCAAATTGCACGATGAGCCACAGCCCCTGGCCGCCGTCAGCTGCCGCAAGGTGGGCGAACATGAAGTCGAAATCGTGCTGGAACAGGGCAAATACCATCAGGTAAAGCGCATGCTGGTCGCCGCCGGCAACCATTGCACCGCCTTGCGCCGCACTGCGATTGGCGGCCTGACGCTGGATTCATTGGAACTGGAATTAGGCGAATGGATTTACCTGGAGCCGGAGCACCTGGCGTTGCTGGTACCGACTTAA
- a CDS encoding SPOR domain-containing protein → MVYLPSLGSKEAADKKADDLRRLGISDFFVIQDSSPLRFGISLGIFKTDEAAQKQVANLAKRGLTGAKVGSRNASSTKVAFQLRDLGGASKSAFDKIKADFPAQEVRSCH, encoded by the coding sequence ATGGTGTACCTGCCATCCCTGGGCAGCAAGGAAGCGGCCGACAAGAAGGCAGACGATCTGCGCCGGCTCGGAATCAGCGATTTTTTCGTGATCCAGGACAGCAGCCCTTTGCGCTTCGGCATTTCACTGGGGATCTTCAAGACCGACGAAGCAGCCCAGAAGCAGGTGGCCAACCTGGCCAAGCGTGGCCTGACCGGCGCCAAGGTCGGCAGCCGCAACGCCAGTTCGACCAAGGTGGCGTTCCAGCTACGTGACCTCGGCGGCGCATCGAAATCCGCCTTCGACAAGATCAAGGCGGATTTTCCCGCTCAGGAAGTACGCAGCTGTCACTAA
- the ycaO gene encoding 30S ribosomal protein S12 methylthiotransferase accessory factor YcaO: protein MTTESFIAGKDASLESSISAMQSRLDKLGFHIEERSWLHPVDGVWSVHIRDRDCPLLFTNGKGASEQASRASALGEFLERLSCNYFWNHYYLGEKNADAAFVHYPREKWFKLNDDNESWPDGLLTPELQKFYNPEGTVEATTLVDYNSGNEERGICAIPYVRERDGATVWFPVNIIGNLYVSNGMSAGNTPAEARTQAISEIFERAVKFRIIKEGLCLPDVPQEVIARYPRIAAGVRDLRAAGFGILVKDASLGGKYPVMNVTLLNPRDQGCFSSFGAHPRFEIALERALTELLQGRALDALDGFPEPCFDLEEIAHSQNLEIHFVDSSGIIGWNFLRATPDFEFRDWNFSSTTAEDYVWSVAAIHATGHDIYIADFDHLGVYACRILVPGMSEIYPVEDLEWDNSSAGNDIREPILYLSDLDDDECVDLLETLNELGLADQRPVAALIGLAADAGSLWKELRVGELKTLLALAIGDLDAVREGCDWIRHFNQISVERQLVYRCIESLIGLGDASAYVGSLQHLYSAATLQQARALLNREQRFFSLNAPGLNLEGCDMHQRLLAAYAKLNAAKLA, encoded by the coding sequence ATGACCACCGAAAGTTTCATTGCGGGCAAAGATGCCTCGCTCGAATCGTCCATCAGTGCGATGCAATCCAGGCTGGACAAGCTCGGCTTCCATATTGAAGAACGCTCGTGGCTGCATCCTGTGGATGGCGTCTGGTCGGTGCATATCCGCGACCGCGACTGTCCGCTGCTGTTCACCAACGGCAAAGGCGCGTCGGAACAAGCTTCGCGCGCCAGCGCGCTGGGCGAATTCCTTGAACGCCTGTCCTGCAATTATTTCTGGAACCACTACTACCTGGGCGAAAAGAACGCCGACGCCGCGTTTGTACATTACCCGCGCGAAAAATGGTTCAAGCTCAACGACGACAACGAAAGCTGGCCTGACGGCCTGCTGACGCCGGAGCTGCAAAAGTTCTACAACCCCGAAGGCACGGTCGAGGCCACCACCCTGGTCGATTACAACTCGGGCAATGAAGAACGCGGCATTTGCGCGATCCCGTACGTGCGCGAGCGCGACGGCGCCACGGTCTGGTTCCCGGTCAACATTATCGGCAACCTGTATGTCAGCAACGGCATGTCGGCCGGGAATACGCCTGCCGAAGCGCGCACCCAGGCAATCTCGGAAATCTTCGAGCGCGCCGTCAAGTTCCGCATCATCAAGGAAGGCCTGTGCCTGCCGGATGTGCCACAAGAAGTGATCGCCCGCTACCCGCGCATCGCCGCCGGCGTCCGCGACCTGCGCGCCGCCGGTTTCGGCATCCTGGTGAAAGATGCATCGCTGGGCGGCAAGTACCCGGTCATGAACGTGACCCTGCTCAATCCGCGCGACCAGGGTTGCTTCTCCAGCTTCGGCGCCCACCCGCGTTTCGAGATCGCGCTGGAACGTGCGCTGACCGAACTGTTGCAAGGCCGCGCGCTGGATGCGCTGGACGGTTTCCCTGAACCGTGCTTCGACCTGGAAGAAATCGCGCATTCGCAAAACCTGGAAATCCACTTCGTCGATTCCAGCGGTATCATCGGCTGGAATTTCCTGCGCGCCACGCCGGATTTCGAATTCCGCGACTGGAATTTCAGCAGCACCACGGCCGAAGACTATGTCTGGTCGGTGGCCGCCATCCACGCTACCGGCCACGATATCTACATCGCCGATTTCGACCATCTGGGCGTGTACGCCTGCCGCATCCTGGTGCCTGGCATGTCCGAAATCTATCCGGTGGAAGACCTGGAATGGGATAACAGCAGCGCCGGCAACGACATCCGTGAGCCGATCCTTTACCTGTCCGACCTGGACGACGACGAGTGCGTCGACTTGCTGGAAACCTTGAATGAACTGGGCCTGGCCGACCAACGTCCGGTCGCCGCGCTGATTGGCCTGGCCGCCGATGCCGGCTCGTTGTGGAAAGAGTTGCGCGTCGGCGAACTGAAAACCTTGCTGGCGCTGGCCATCGGCGATCTCGATGCGGTACGCGAAGGCTGCGACTGGATCCGTCATTTCAACCAGATCAGCGTCGAGCGCCAACTGGTGTATCGCTGCATCGAAAGCCTGATTGGCTTGGGCGATGCCTCCGCTTATGTCGGATCGCTGCAACACCTGTACAGTGCAGCCACACTGCAGCAAGCCAGGGCCCTGTTGAACCGCGAACAACGCTTCTTCAGCTTGAATGCACCTGGCCTGAACCTGGAAGGCTGCGACATGCACCAACGCCTGCTGGCTGCCTATGCCAAGCTGAACGCCGCCAAACTGGCATAA
- a CDS encoding type III pantothenate kinase — MTMLLIDVGNTRIKWASAPLPSTEAQAPGVWLESGSAAHSELMELGARWSRLAVSRVLVSNVAGAQLHERLQAVLEASVGAQAPVNWFASPLQLGALRNGYRQPAQLGCDRFAAALGAQRLFPQQALIVATCGTATTIDAVSADGLFAGGMILPGLGLMATSLARSTAQLPHIREHVEVTALFADNTDDAIISGCINAQVGAIERAVAMQARQYPDGKIRCIVAGGSAALIAPYLSIEHETVDNLVLIGLQTAATHLSTQLC, encoded by the coding sequence ATGACGATGCTCTTGATCGATGTTGGTAACACCCGCATCAAATGGGCCAGCGCGCCGCTTCCTTCAACTGAGGCACAAGCGCCCGGGGTATGGCTGGAGAGCGGTTCGGCCGCGCATTCTGAACTCATGGAACTGGGCGCGCGCTGGAGCCGCTTGGCGGTGTCCCGCGTGTTGGTCTCCAACGTAGCCGGCGCGCAATTGCACGAACGGCTGCAGGCTGTGCTTGAGGCGAGCGTTGGTGCGCAAGCGCCGGTCAACTGGTTTGCCTCGCCGCTGCAACTGGGCGCGCTGCGCAACGGCTATCGACAACCGGCGCAGCTCGGTTGCGACCGTTTTGCCGCAGCGCTTGGCGCGCAACGCCTGTTCCCACAGCAGGCATTGATCGTCGCCACCTGCGGTACTGCTACCACTATCGATGCCGTCAGCGCCGACGGCTTGTTTGCCGGTGGCATGATCCTGCCGGGCCTGGGTTTGATGGCTACGTCGCTAGCGCGCAGCACCGCTCAGCTGCCGCACATCCGCGAGCACGTAGAGGTGACTGCACTGTTTGCCGACAATACCGACGACGCTATCATCAGCGGCTGCATCAACGCCCAGGTCGGCGCCATCGAACGTGCGGTGGCGATGCAGGCGCGGCAGTATCCGGACGGCAAAATACGCTGTATCGTGGCGGGCGGCTCGGCGGCATTGATTGCACCATATCTGTCGATAGAGCACGAAACAGTTGATAATCTGGTACTAATCGGCCTGCAAACCGCGGCGACACATCTTTCGACCCAATTATGCTGA
- the argB gene encoding acetylglutamate kinase, whose product MADLTNNLANVAPGIKAEILAEALPYIRQFHGKTIVVKYGGNAMTEERLKHGFARDVILLKLVGMNPVVVHGGGPQIDNALKKIGKQGTFVQGMRITDEETMEVVEWVLGGEVQQDIVMLINHYGGQAVGLTGKDGGLIRARKYRMPDREKPGEFLDIGYVGEIEAINPAVVKALQDDAFIPIISPIGFGADGQAYNINADVVAGKIAEILHAEKLIMMTNIAGVQDKQGNLVTDLSAREIDEMFKDGTISGGMLPKISSALDAAKSGVNTVHIIDGRIEHSLLLEVLTEQAFGTMIRSH is encoded by the coding sequence ATGGCCGATTTGACCAACAATCTTGCCAACGTTGCCCCAGGAATCAAAGCAGAAATTCTGGCCGAGGCGTTACCATACATCCGTCAATTCCACGGAAAAACCATCGTCGTCAAATACGGCGGCAATGCAATGACTGAAGAACGCCTGAAACACGGTTTCGCGCGCGACGTGATTTTGCTGAAGCTGGTCGGCATGAACCCGGTGGTGGTGCATGGCGGCGGTCCGCAAATCGACAACGCGCTGAAGAAAATCGGCAAGCAAGGCACCTTCGTGCAAGGCATGCGGATTACCGACGAAGAAACCATGGAAGTGGTGGAGTGGGTGCTGGGCGGCGAAGTGCAGCAGGATATCGTGATGCTGATCAACCATTACGGCGGCCAGGCAGTGGGCCTGACCGGCAAGGACGGCGGCTTGATCCGCGCCCGCAAATACCGCATGCCGGACCGGGAAAAGCCGGGCGAATTCCTCGACATCGGCTACGTCGGTGAAATCGAAGCGATCAATCCGGCGGTGGTCAAGGCGCTGCAGGACGATGCCTTCATCCCGATCATCTCGCCGATCGGCTTTGGCGCCGACGGCCAGGCCTACAACATCAATGCCGACGTCGTGGCCGGCAAGATCGCCGAAATCCTGCATGCCGAAAAGTTGATCATGATGACCAACATCGCCGGCGTGCAAGACAAGCAGGGCAATCTGGTGACCGACCTGTCGGCACGCGAGATCGACGAAATGTTCAAGGACGGCACCATCTCCGGCGGCATGCTGCCGAAGATTTCGTCGGCACTGGATGCCGCCAAGTCGGGCGTCAACACCGTCCACATCATCGATGGGCGCATCGAGCACTCGCTGTTGCTGGAAGTGTTGACCGAGCAGGCTTTCGGCACCATGATCCGCTCGCACTAA